CTAGGAtataattagtattataaatgCATATAAATACATTCCTATTGTATGGTAACATAACCCCTATTCAGAAATTTTAACATAAACCCAAGTAGGCAACAATGGCTACAGATTTTGGCAGAAGAGAGGTAGTGTGAATATTGTGGAATACTGACAACTGGCAAAATACTAATCAGTGCACTATTTCGCGATACCAACAAATACACAATGTATTGCCCAGCCCTACCCTTCCTCCATTCTAAGcttctttttttttcattttatttgatCCCCTTTTCACAGGTCTGCATGCCATGCGCTTCATTCCTTTTTTACTTTATCCCTTTTCTTAAATTTAAGCGATGGttccctaaaaaaaaaaaaaagttcaccTGTAAAGTGATCTATCACTTGAATCTGTGAATAAAAGGCACACTATTTATTCTCCGCTGTTTACAGACTACTCCCATGGGTTTGGAGGGAAGTTTGGCATCCAGAAGGACAGAATGGATAAGGTACGTTGTCTCTATACCTAATATCTGAAGACCGGGGATTTCTCATCTATTGTGTGTAGTTACTCTCCTCCCTCTCGTTTGAATGGCAGAGTGCAGGTAACTTTGAAGATGTGGAGAAACCAAGACCTGCCTACCAGAGGACCAAGCCTGTGGAAACTGGTAAGTAACCACAAaatcagcgtgtgtgtgtaaatgCGTGATATGTTTGTCAAGATCATTGCAGAATAGGAACTTGAACCACTGGTTTGATTATGATCTGCCCTCCCTGTGTCATCCCTCCCTAGCCGGGAGCAGCACGGGCAGCATCAAGGCCCGCTTCGAGAACATCGCCAAGCAGAATGAGGAGGAGGACAAGAAGCGGGCGGAGGAGGAGAGAACCCGCCGCCAGGCCAAGGAGAAGCAGGAGCAAGCGGAAGCGCGGCGCAAGATAGAGGAGACAGCTAAGGCTAAGCCTGCCTCCCCGGCTTCTGAGACCATCCCTACCATTAGCCCTACCCCTCCTGCCAAGCAAGCCTCACCTTCGTGTGTACCTGCAGCCGCCGACCCAGTCCACCAGGTGAATGACAACCGGTTCCACCAATCACTGCACTCCCACAAATGCCTGTTTGCTTAACATGCCAACATGCACATCACTTTTTTGCTAGGAGTTAGTTTGCTGAGTAAAATATGGATGAGTACATCCTTCAAAATTGGATGACTCAGTCCTTCTTGCAGTTAAGTGACATTGGCGTGAACAAGGATGGTCTGATTTTTTTTCCCCAATGCTGCAGTCCTCTTCTCGCTTTTACTTTGTGACTTTgactttccttccttccttaccaTGCTTTCTGTGATATTTCATAGAGGAAGAAAAATAAGGTAAAGTCCCAAAAATAGAAAAACTCATAGTTAAGGAGGAATTTGAATTGACCCAGGGGTTAGGAGCTGTTATCTGACTGTGTCTCTGCTGGCTGTGTCAGGACTCTGGTGTGTACGAGGATCCTACAGCAGCGGAGAATGGGGAAGAGCTGTATGAGGCGGAGCCCATCTCCCGGCCCTCTGCCGAGCAGACGTATGAGGAGCCTCCAGCCCAGGAGGAGGCACTCTACCAGAGTCCTGACGAGACAGGAGGTGAGAGAATGAGTGTGAACgagaggggaggagtaggacATGCCATATGCTGAGTCACTGTGAACTCCATTTCTAACTTGGCTGTTTctcgttaaaaaaaaatatgtcccCTCCATTGTAATGGTCTGAaagaactgaccaggtgaaagccagcCTAATGATGAGCTTCTTTTTTCACCTGTCAAGTCTTTCCAATCACTGCAAATTAAGGGGAGATGATGAGAAAAGGACATAATTTTAAGCGATTGAGCCATTGGGAGAATCTTGATTGGATTCGCTCAGTTCCTTGCGTCCTCTCCTCGATTACCTTTGAcctgaggggaagagaggaaacgtggtaagaaatgcatgaaatgactCTCCTTCTACAGTAGTGCGTATTCAGGCAAATTACATTTACAGAGGAGGAATCCCAAAATATGTGTAAGGTAGTAAAAACAGGAGAGCTAGTGCCAGACATTTTATTGACATGGTGTGCATTCGTTCATCCTACGTGAAaacaacagctgattcaaagaGGGTGTGGCGCATTACAACACTTGTCCCGATAGGATTCACTTAAGTATCCTCGGCTGCAAAATGCTATCAAGGAGAGGCGCATACTCCTCTGTTCAACTATTAATGAATTGACACTCCTACATATGGCGACCACTTATCGGTTTCCGGGtcatgagggagaggaggacggaGGAGTCAAGGAGAGGACCACATTTTTCCCAATTGACAATCTCCCCTTGTGTTTTGTCTTTTCCCTGCAGACGCCCAGACATATGAGTACGGTGAGGACTTGGGGTTAACCGCAGTGGCCCTGTATGACTACCAAGCAGGTGAGTGGAGGCAAGCCCTCTATTGTCTATACTTTGATCATCACATCTATCAAAGCTCTAATTTTTAAAATCAATATCTCATAATTAccccaaaaatacaataatttggaCACATTCATGATATACACAAACCCTTTTGACATTCTTTATAATATGAGGGCAATGGAATGTAAAGTCAACTGATATGGAATGTCTGCCTTCCAGCTGGTGATGACGAGATCTCCTTCGACCCTGATGAcatcatcactaacattgagatgATTGACGAGGGCTGGTGGAGGGGTGTGTGCCGGGGTGCCTACGGCCTCTTC
This genomic stretch from Salmo salar chromosome ssa26, Ssal_v3.1, whole genome shotgun sequence harbors:
- the LOC106587066 gene encoding src substrate cortactin isoform X5, with product MWKAAAGQSVTVAVDDGGDDWETDPDFENDVSEKEQRWGAKTVEGSGHQEHINIHKLRENVSSEHSDLRQKEQAAMPKASDGYGGKFGVQQDRMDKSAVGHEYQSKLSKHCSQTDTSKGFGGKFGVQGDRVDKSAVGFDYAGKTEKHASQKDYTKGFGGKFGVETDKVDKSALGFEYQGKTEKHESQKDYVKGFGGKFGVQTDRQDKSAVGWDHQEKLQLHESQKDYSHGFGGKFGIQKDRMDKSAGNFEDVEKPRPAYQRTKPVETAGSSTGSIKARFENIAKQNEEEDKKRAEEERTRRQAKEKQEQAEARRKIEETAKAKPASPASETIPTISPTPPAKQASPSCVPAAADPVHQRKKNKDSGVYEDPTAAENGEELYEAEPISRPSAEQTYEEPPAQEEALYQSPDETGDAQTYEYGEDLGLTAVALYDYQAAGDDEISFDPDDIITNIEMIDEGWWRGVCRGAYGLFPANYVEVRQ